In a single window of the Dysgonomonas mossii genome:
- a CDS encoding ABC transporter permease: protein MRGLKLIIHREFTSRVKTKAFILTTLLTPFLFLGVSTIPALLMMLSSNDDINKVYVIDHTGSYFSLFQSSKNYEFVKLSDSDSKPSDKRTAILEISEDLSVNPNAATFYSEKQQPPRELTVYINNILTDAVRNKKIDDFTQRSNIEPQLVTDLQQILKSKDHINVSTIRLDEAGQKTETLGQAASFVGMGLTLCMFFFIMMYGQMVVQSVVEEKTNRIIEVIISSVRPLDLMMGKIVGVGLVGLLQLVIWLVIGGGALVAMQIFLGTSVDTTATMEAQQAISAMTQNNSEITSAVNGILGVNWLQVGICLILYFVGGYLLFSSLYAMFGSAANDSQEAQQLMMPLTIILLLAFYTGIAASQNPEGAMAFWCSIIPFTAPVVMMVRAPFEISIWELVLSVVVLYVTAILMVKLAAKVYRVGILMYGKKVTFAEMFKWLRYK from the coding sequence ATGAGAGGATTAAAGCTAATTATACATAGGGAATTTACCTCGAGGGTAAAAACCAAAGCGTTTATCTTGACAACGTTGCTAACTCCATTCTTATTCTTGGGAGTGTCTACTATCCCTGCATTGCTTATGATGTTAAGTAGCAATGATGATATAAACAAAGTGTATGTAATCGATCATACAGGTTCTTATTTTAGTTTGTTTCAGTCATCTAAGAACTATGAGTTTGTGAAATTATCGGATAGCGATAGTAAGCCGAGCGATAAGCGGACAGCCATATTAGAGATATCGGAAGACCTGAGTGTAAATCCGAATGCAGCAACTTTCTATTCCGAAAAGCAGCAGCCTCCTCGTGAGTTGACTGTTTATATCAACAACATACTTACGGATGCTGTTAGAAATAAAAAGATAGATGATTTTACCCAAAGGAGTAATATCGAACCACAACTTGTTACAGATCTGCAACAAATATTGAAATCGAAAGATCATATTAATGTTTCCACTATCCGTCTCGACGAAGCCGGACAGAAGACCGAGACACTTGGTCAGGCGGCATCTTTTGTAGGGATGGGACTTACATTGTGTATGTTCTTCTTTATCATGATGTATGGGCAAATGGTCGTGCAAAGTGTTGTGGAAGAGAAAACAAACCGTATCATTGAGGTGATTATTTCATCCGTTAGACCTTTAGATCTTATGATGGGTAAAATAGTCGGAGTTGGATTAGTTGGTTTGCTACAATTGGTTATCTGGCTTGTTATAGGAGGCGGCGCACTTGTTGCTATGCAAATATTCCTCGGGACAAGTGTAGATACCACTGCTACAATGGAGGCTCAACAGGCAATAAGTGCAATGACACAGAATAACTCGGAGATTACTTCTGCTGTTAATGGTATATTGGGCGTCAACTGGCTGCAGGTCGGGATCTGCCTTATATTATATTTTGTGGGAGGGTATCTTCTTTTCTCCTCTTTGTATGCCATGTTTGGGTCTGCTGCTAACGATTCGCAAGAGGCTCAGCAGTTGATGATGCCATTGACTATTATATTATTATTAGCCTTTTATACAGGTATTGCAGCATCTCAGAATCCTGAAGGCGCGATGGCCTTTTGGTGTTCGATCATACCATTTACCGCGCCTGTCGTGATGATGGTACGTGCTCCGTTCGAAATATCTATATGGGAGTTGGTCTTGTCGGTTGTTGTGCTGTATGTAACCGCCATATTAATGGTTAAGTTGGCTGCAAAGGTCTATCGTGTCGGTATTCTGATGTATGGTAAGAAAGTGACCTTCGCCGAAATGTTTAAATGGTTGAGATATAAGTAA
- a CDS encoding NAD(P)/FAD-dependent oxidoreductase: MIIKANLPDSGKKKRLVIIGGGFAGLELAKRADKNQYQVVLIDKNNYYQFQPLFYQVAIGGLEPSSISYPYRKNFQKNKDFHFRMCEALSVNTSDKKIETNIGIITYDLLVIATGCDTNYFGNTDLIENTFSLKSVSESLLMRNRILLSFEESLITTDEEKRKELLTFVIVGGGATGVELAGALADMRRTVLPRDYPEIDFTKMEIHLVNAGSRLLAGMSEQASETALKTLLDRGVIVYQEKSVKSVESPYVNIADGTQIRSRNVFWVAGVKPNSLAGLDETAYNRGRLVVNEYNQVNGYKDIFSIGDTSLQTTESYPVGHPQVAQVALQMAKQLAKNINKGESDNWDKFVYVDKGSLATIGRNAAVADLGKLRFGGWVAWWLWLLVHILSIVGMRNKVSVFIDWVWSYLNYDVSLRLLIRPKFNEMYKDKRTKQSNE; encoded by the coding sequence ATGATTATAAAAGCAAACTTGCCCGACTCCGGAAAAAAGAAACGATTGGTTATTATCGGAGGAGGCTTTGCCGGACTCGAACTTGCGAAAAGAGCGGATAAGAATCAATATCAGGTAGTACTGATAGACAAGAACAATTACTATCAGTTTCAACCTCTATTCTATCAGGTAGCTATCGGTGGATTAGAGCCAAGTTCGATATCTTATCCATATAGAAAGAACTTTCAGAAAAATAAAGACTTTCATTTCAGAATGTGTGAGGCTTTAAGTGTGAATACATCTGATAAGAAAATTGAAACAAATATCGGCATCATTACATACGATCTTTTAGTTATCGCCACAGGATGTGATACAAATTATTTCGGGAATACAGATCTAATAGAAAATACATTCTCTCTAAAATCTGTATCCGAATCACTCTTGATGAGAAACAGGATACTACTAAGCTTCGAAGAATCTTTGATCACAACAGACGAAGAAAAACGAAAAGAACTGTTGACGTTTGTTATCGTCGGAGGAGGTGCGACAGGAGTAGAATTAGCCGGAGCATTGGCCGATATGAGAAGAACTGTTTTGCCGAGAGACTATCCGGAGATAGACTTTACTAAAATGGAAATCCACTTGGTAAATGCAGGCTCTCGCCTACTGGCAGGCATGTCGGAACAAGCATCCGAAACAGCATTAAAAACATTACTAGACAGAGGTGTTATCGTATATCAGGAGAAATCGGTAAAATCGGTAGAAAGCCCTTATGTGAATATTGCAGACGGCACTCAAATACGTTCACGTAATGTATTTTGGGTGGCAGGGGTTAAGCCAAATAGCTTAGCAGGTCTTGACGAAACGGCATACAACCGAGGACGTTTGGTTGTAAACGAATACAATCAGGTAAATGGCTATAAAGATATTTTCTCAATTGGCGATACCTCTTTACAAACAACCGAAAGTTATCCGGTCGGTCATCCTCAGGTAGCCCAAGTAGCCTTACAGATGGCAAAGCAACTAGCCAAAAATATCAATAAGGGAGAATCGGACAATTGGGATAAATTTGTATATGTAGACAAAGGCTCATTGGCTACCATTGGACGTAATGCTGCTGTTGCCGACCTAGGTAAACTCCGCTTTGGAGGCTGGGTTGCCTGGTGGTTGTGGTTGCTGGTACATATCCTTTCTATTGTGGGAATGAGAAATAAGGTTTCTGTATTCATCGACTGGGTATGGAGTTACCTGAATTATGATGTTTCGCTACGTCTGCTAATTCGTCCTAAGTTCAATGAAATGTATAAGGATAAGAGAACTAAACAAAGCAACGAATAA
- a CDS encoding DedA family protein — MEFLHEVWNFFLNLLRDTGGTLDMLVTEYGLWVYAILFLIIFCETGLVVTPFLPGDSLLFLAGAIAVRPDNPLHIYYLVGILIVAAVIGDAVNYSIGRLFGEKLFSNPKSKIFKQEYLEKTNKFYEKHGGKTIILARFVPIVRTFAPFVAGMGKMSYKHFFSYNVIGGIAWVVIFCALGAIIGSNEWVEKNLDKVVIIIVVVSILPGVYEVAKAKWESKKEAKAKAKIGN, encoded by the coding sequence ATGGAATTCTTACACGAAGTTTGGAACTTCTTTCTTAACCTGTTAAGAGATACAGGCGGAACATTAGACATGCTGGTAACTGAATATGGCTTATGGGTATATGCCATTTTGTTTTTGATCATTTTCTGCGAAACAGGTTTGGTTGTAACACCATTTTTACCGGGTGACTCTTTATTATTTTTAGCGGGAGCTATCGCTGTACGCCCCGACAATCCACTACATATCTATTACCTTGTCGGTATACTGATTGTAGCAGCTGTTATAGGAGATGCAGTAAATTATTCGATAGGTCGTCTCTTCGGAGAAAAGCTCTTCAGCAATCCCAAGTCGAAGATATTCAAGCAAGAATATCTCGAAAAAACAAACAAGTTTTACGAAAAACATGGAGGCAAAACTATCATCCTTGCCCGCTTTGTGCCTATTGTTCGCACCTTCGCTCCTTTTGTTGCAGGTATGGGCAAAATGAGCTATAAACATTTCTTCTCCTACAATGTTATAGGAGGTATAGCATGGGTGGTTATCTTTTGTGCTTTAGGTGCTATTATAGGAAGTAACGAATGGGTAGAAAAAAATCTCGACAAGGTAGTCATTATTATTGTTGTCGTATCTATTCTTCCGGGTGTTTACGAAGTAGCTAAGGCTAAGTGGGAATCAAAAAAGGAAGCGAAAGCTAAAGCCAAAATAGGAAATTAA
- a CDS encoding DJ-1 family glyoxalase III: protein MKTIFLFLTTGFEEIEALGTVDVLRRGGLDVKTVSLTDSKQVVASHQIPVIADLMFDEVDFSKAEMLVLPGGTTKFNEHEGLKKELLAFANKGEKVAAICASPMVLGGLGLLEGKSATAYPGYEQYLKGATLQTEKAVVIDGNITTGRGPGLTIDFALSLVEQLAGKTKRDEVAAGLLVQ, encoded by the coding sequence ATGAAAACTATATTTTTATTTCTGACCACAGGATTTGAAGAGATTGAAGCTCTTGGAACAGTCGATGTTCTTCGCCGTGGAGGTTTGGATGTGAAAACAGTTTCGTTGACTGATAGCAAACAAGTGGTTGCCAGTCATCAAATACCTGTAATAGCCGACCTGATGTTCGACGAGGTTGACTTCTCTAAAGCAGAAATGCTTGTTTTGCCGGGAGGTACAACAAAATTCAACGAACACGAGGGCTTGAAAAAAGAACTACTCGCTTTTGCCAACAAAGGTGAAAAGGTTGCTGCAATATGCGCTTCACCGATGGTATTAGGAGGCTTAGGTCTTTTGGAAGGGAAGAGCGCAACAGCCTATCCCGGATATGAACAATACCTGAAAGGAGCTACATTGCAAACAGAAAAAGCTGTTGTAATAGATGGAAATATAACTACCGGAAGAGGTCCCGGACTGACTATCGATTTTGCACTAAGCCTTGTTGAACAATTGGCAGGGAAGACAAAGAGAGATGAAGTCGCAGCCGGCTTGTTGGTTCAGTGA
- a CDS encoding energy transducer TonB family protein: protein MEAQKDKIIGLGATIGFHLLIILALIFYTLDLTPMARTAEDLGGVPVMFGNVPDAFGDDEPFGRGNGDVGAEEATSPNVVEDPIPMVENTATKTKPAVSNTKEAPVTQNLEETVAIKEAKKKAEEKKQQEADERRKKAEADRVAQQEAAKKGQINNQMAGLFGNGTGSGSRGNTEGTGTQGVPTGNASYGKTSGVGGWGSFDLGGRSLGSGGLIKPNYSVDDYGTVVVDILVNAKGDVVEATIGKGTNTPNTNLRNEALRAAKRTKFNTVSSVTNQKGTITYKFNLN, encoded by the coding sequence ATGGAAGCTCAGAAGGATAAAATAATAGGTCTAGGTGCAACAATCGGATTTCACTTGCTAATTATCTTAGCTCTTATTTTTTATACCCTCGATTTGACACCAATGGCAAGGACTGCCGAAGATTTGGGAGGAGTTCCTGTTATGTTTGGCAACGTACCCGATGCATTTGGAGACGATGAGCCCTTTGGTAGAGGCAATGGAGACGTTGGTGCTGAAGAAGCCACTTCACCCAATGTGGTTGAAGATCCTATCCCGATGGTAGAAAATACTGCAACCAAAACAAAACCGGCAGTATCGAACACAAAGGAAGCTCCCGTTACTCAAAATCTGGAAGAAACAGTAGCTATAAAAGAAGCTAAGAAAAAAGCGGAAGAAAAGAAACAGCAAGAAGCAGACGAAAGGCGGAAGAAAGCTGAAGCTGACCGTGTAGCACAACAAGAAGCGGCTAAGAAAGGACAGATCAACAACCAAATGGCGGGACTGTTTGGCAATGGAACAGGCAGCGGCAGCAGAGGTAATACTGAAGGAACAGGCACACAAGGTGTACCAACAGGAAATGCCAGTTATGGTAAAACGTCAGGAGTTGGCGGCTGGGGATCATTCGATCTTGGAGGGCGCAGCCTTGGTAGTGGCGGACTAATCAAACCGAACTATTCGGTAGATGATTACGGCACTGTTGTTGTCGATATATTGGTAAATGCTAAAGGTGATGTAGTAGAAGCCACAATCGGAAAAGGCACAAATACGCCAAACACAAATCTACGGAACGAAGCTCTAAGAGCGGCAAAAAGAACAAAGTTCAATACAGTGTCATCTGTCACCAATCAAAAAGGAACAATCACATATAAGTTTAATTTAAATTAA
- a CDS encoding pyridoxine 5'-phosphate synthase, with protein sequence MTKLSVNINKIATLRNARGGNVPDVVQVALDCEKFGAEGITVHPRPDERHIRFKDVYDLKAKIRTEFNIEGYPSQKFIDLVTTIRPTQVTLVPDKPDAITSNAGWNTVEHQQFLSDLVDTFRAVGVRTSIFVGTELEIIEAAAKTGTDRIELYTEPYASNYVKNKEAAIEPFVAASKLAKKLGLGLNAGHDLSLENLNYLYENIPTIDEVSIGHALISDALYLGLENTIKAYKDCLKPKTEVD encoded by the coding sequence ATGACAAAGTTAAGTGTAAATATTAATAAGATTGCAACACTACGCAATGCTCGAGGAGGTAATGTTCCGGATGTTGTACAAGTTGCTCTCGATTGCGAAAAATTTGGTGCAGAAGGTATAACAGTTCATCCCCGTCCCGACGAAAGACATATTCGATTCAAAGACGTGTATGACTTAAAGGCGAAGATCAGAACTGAATTTAATATCGAAGGTTATCCTTCACAAAAGTTTATAGACCTTGTTACAACGATACGTCCCACACAAGTAACACTTGTTCCGGACAAGCCCGATGCGATTACATCCAATGCAGGTTGGAACACTGTTGAACATCAACAATTCCTATCCGATTTGGTTGATACATTCAGGGCTGTAGGTGTACGCACATCTATCTTTGTTGGCACAGAACTCGAAATAATAGAAGCAGCAGCAAAAACGGGAACAGACAGGATTGAGCTATATACAGAGCCTTATGCCTCCAATTATGTCAAAAACAAAGAGGCTGCCATAGAGCCTTTTGTAGCTGCGTCCAAATTAGCGAAGAAACTTGGACTAGGATTAAATGCAGGTCATGACCTCAGTCTCGAAAATTTGAATTATCTATATGAAAATATACCCACAATAGATGAAGTCTCTATTGGGCATGCCCTTATCAGCGACGCATTGTATTTGGGTCTTGAAAATACAATAAAGGCATACAAGGATTGCCTGAAACCAAAAACTGAAGTAGACTAA
- a CDS encoding NAD kinase → MKIAIFGSKHQKKEQVEKLFGILNDNNVEIYLQEKFYYYLRDCHHLQYNVAGIIKNDEFDVDLVVTIGGDGTFLRTASVIGKKNIPILGINAGRLGFLADVGEEDLEVTFEDVFSGNYRIEHRSQLHLTTEHKIYHGFNYALNEVAIMKQDTASMITVHAYINDEYLTSYEADGLVMATPTGSTAYSLSVGGPIIAPDAHNFVIAAIAPHSLGDRPLVITDDSIITFDVESRNNSFLISLDGRSNVFQAGTKLTVKKADFTLQVLKRKDNTFYKTLRSKLMWGVDPRQS, encoded by the coding sequence ATGAAAATAGCCATATTCGGTAGCAAACATCAGAAGAAAGAACAGGTCGAAAAGTTATTTGGAATCTTAAACGATAACAACGTAGAAATCTATCTTCAGGAGAAATTCTATTACTACCTAAGAGATTGTCATCACTTGCAATATAATGTCGCAGGTATTATAAAGAACGATGAGTTCGATGTTGACCTCGTGGTTACAATCGGAGGAGACGGAACATTCTTGCGTACGGCATCGGTAATAGGCAAAAAGAATATTCCGATACTCGGTATAAATGCCGGACGATTAGGCTTTCTGGCAGATGTAGGTGAAGAAGATCTGGAAGTTACCTTCGAAGATGTATTTTCGGGTAACTACCGTATCGAACATCGTAGCCAACTGCATCTGACTACCGAACATAAAATATATCATGGCTTCAACTATGCTCTCAACGAAGTGGCTATTATGAAGCAAGATACGGCTTCGATGATCACCGTGCATGCATATATCAACGACGAATACCTGACTTCGTATGAGGCTGACGGACTCGTTATGGCTACACCTACAGGCTCTACGGCATACTCGCTCAGTGTGGGAGGGCCGATAATAGCGCCCGATGCTCACAACTTCGTTATTGCTGCCATAGCCCCTCATAGCTTGGGCGATAGACCTTTGGTTATAACAGATGATAGTATCATCACCTTTGATGTAGAAAGCCGTAACAATAGTTTTCTCATCTCATTGGACGGAAGGTCTAATGTATTTCAGGCAGGGACGAAGCTGACTGTAAAGAAGGCAGACTTTACTCTTCAGGTATTAAAACGGAAAGATAATACCTTCTACAAAACATTGAGAAGTAAACTGATGTGGGGCGTTGATCCCCGCCAAAGCTAA
- the lpdA gene encoding dihydrolipoyl dehydrogenase, whose product MTLYDVAIIGGGPAGYTAAERASANGLKTVLFERNALGGVCLNEGCIPTKTLLYSAKTLDNVKNSAKYGVGVEGSPTFDLPKIIARKQKTVRKLVAGIKQKMAAHDVTVIIGEATIEGEDRERNIVISCNGETITAAKVLLSTGSETIIPPIKGLSESGYWTSKEALDNKEVPESLAVIGGGVIGVEFASFFNSLGVKVTVIEMLPEILGTMDKELSAMLRAEYTKKGIDFHLNTKVVEIKDGQIIIEKDREQSTIETSQILLSTGRRPVTANLNLDKLNIELFRNGVKVNENMQTSHPNIYACGDITGYSLLAHTAVREGEVAINHILGKTDSMSYKAIPGVVYTNPEIAGVGQTEEELTAKGIKHTAHKLPMAYSGRFVAENELGNGVCKLIIDEDSKIIGCHMLGNPASELVVIAGIAIEKGFTVEEFQKIVFPHPTVGEIIHESLFL is encoded by the coding sequence ATGACTTTATACGATGTTGCTATTATTGGAGGAGGGCCCGCAGGTTATACCGCAGCCGAGAGAGCTTCTGCCAACGGATTAAAAACTGTATTATTCGAAAGGAATGCATTGGGTGGCGTATGCCTCAATGAAGGTTGCATCCCAACCAAAACCCTTCTATACTCGGCAAAGACCCTAGACAATGTAAAAAACTCTGCAAAGTATGGAGTCGGCGTAGAAGGAAGCCCAACTTTCGATCTGCCTAAAATAATTGCCCGCAAACAAAAAACAGTGCGCAAGCTGGTAGCCGGCATCAAACAGAAAATGGCTGCTCATGATGTAACAGTAATTATAGGCGAAGCAACCATAGAAGGTGAAGACAGAGAGCGTAATATCGTCATATCATGCAACGGTGAAACGATTACCGCAGCAAAGGTATTATTATCAACAGGCTCTGAAACAATTATTCCTCCTATCAAGGGACTCAGCGAATCAGGGTACTGGACATCGAAAGAGGCGTTGGACAATAAGGAAGTACCGGAATCTTTAGCCGTTATCGGAGGGGGAGTTATCGGTGTCGAATTTGCTTCATTCTTTAATAGTCTGGGAGTAAAAGTGACAGTGATAGAAATGTTACCCGAAATACTCGGCACAATGGACAAAGAACTATCAGCCATGCTTCGTGCAGAATATACGAAGAAAGGTATCGACTTTCACCTGAACACCAAGGTCGTTGAAATAAAAGACGGTCAGATTATTATCGAAAAAGACAGGGAACAATCAACAATCGAAACCTCTCAGATATTACTGAGCACAGGACGACGCCCTGTTACAGCAAACCTGAATCTGGATAAGCTAAATATCGAGTTGTTCAGAAATGGCGTGAAGGTGAATGAGAATATGCAGACATCTCACCCCAATATATATGCATGCGGAGATATTACAGGATATTCACTACTCGCACATACTGCGGTACGTGAAGGAGAGGTAGCCATCAATCATATACTGGGTAAGACCGACAGCATGAGCTACAAGGCAATACCGGGAGTGGTATACACCAACCCTGAGATTGCAGGAGTAGGACAAACAGAAGAAGAGCTTACGGCTAAAGGTATAAAACACACTGCTCACAAACTCCCAATGGCATATTCGGGACGTTTTGTAGCTGAGAATGAACTGGGAAATGGTGTTTGCAAACTGATCATCGACGAAGATTCGAAAATCATAGGTTGCCACATGTTAGGTAATCCCGCCTCGGAACTGGTGGTTATAGCGGGCATTGCCATCGAAAAAGGATTTACTGTAGAAGAATTTCAGAAAATTGTATTCCCTCATCCTACAGTAGGAGAGATTATACATGAATCGCTGTTCTTATAG
- a CDS encoding TonB-dependent receptor, with the protein MQQQRISLRLFGIMFLLMGIVISLSAQQKSAVISGRVFTSDGKPASNVSITIEELHRSDMSNSQGFYKISGVHAGRYTLLFSSVGLQLSKVEVALESGKDLQVQDVFLNETTENLQEIEIIATKKNPFAEKISASVAKLPLADLENPQVYNTINKTVIKEQVVTSLNTALKNATGITRLWESTGRAGDGAEYYTMRGFSLQPTIVNGVANISNGALDPANVENIEVVKGPSGTLYGGNLIYYGGLINVVTKKPYDTFGGEFGYITGSYGLNRVTADVNTPLSDKASMRINGAYHYENTFQDNGYSKSFFIAPSFKFKASDRLTFFINTEYKSLERTTAPMIFLYRSAPVTFSNIDLFEKNYKKSYTSNRLAVNNPTYGMQAQALYKINENWNSQTIVAASNTKSDGYYQYLWDNVNGSDFTRYISRLNSSTDAINVQQNFTGDHKFGNMRNRVVFGVDYLQKEYQDNGYAWVANGVVSLANQTDTGVLTATGVDALLSADPGSVSNSTVKIWSTYLSDVVNFIPQLSALVGLRLDNYSASTSWNAKEVKNQVTFSQKLGLVYQPILQHLSLFANYMNGFQNLEPVTQHDGSGNTSMKILKPEKANQWEVGVKSNLYGDRVSLTVSYYDIKVSNKTMADPANVLNVIQGGVVKSRGVEVSLIANPVVGLNMIAGYSHNYNKITKDAADGDYIGLRSEESGPANLFNAWVSYKLTTGSLKGWGVGAGANYASEYKTLNRHSTGSFTLPSYTIFNALISYNGDNYTISLKGDNLANKKYYGGWSTVTPQKLRTISLALNYRF; encoded by the coding sequence ATGCAACAACAACGTATTTCTTTACGCCTGTTCGGTATAATGTTTTTGCTTATGGGCATTGTCATATCATTGTCAGCACAGCAAAAATCGGCTGTTATAAGTGGTCGGGTATTTACTTCTGATGGAAAACCAGCTTCTAACGTTAGTATAACGATAGAAGAATTACATAGGAGCGATATGTCGAATTCTCAAGGATTCTATAAGATATCAGGCGTTCATGCCGGACGTTACACGCTCTTGTTCTCATCTGTGGGACTGCAATTGTCTAAAGTAGAAGTCGCTTTAGAGTCAGGCAAAGACCTACAGGTTCAGGATGTTTTCTTGAACGAAACGACCGAAAATCTGCAAGAGATAGAAATTATAGCAACCAAGAAAAACCCATTTGCTGAAAAAATAAGTGCATCGGTTGCTAAACTACCACTTGCCGACTTAGAAAATCCACAGGTATATAATACAATCAACAAGACGGTTATTAAAGAACAAGTCGTTACAAGCCTCAATACAGCATTGAAAAATGCAACAGGTATAACCCGTCTGTGGGAAAGTACCGGACGTGCAGGCGATGGTGCGGAATATTACACCATGCGTGGATTTTCTTTGCAACCTACCATTGTGAATGGTGTGGCTAACATCAGCAACGGAGCTTTGGATCCTGCGAATGTAGAAAATATAGAAGTGGTAAAAGGTCCTTCGGGAACACTTTACGGTGGAAACCTTATTTATTATGGTGGTCTGATCAATGTTGTTACCAAGAAACCGTACGATACTTTTGGCGGAGAGTTTGGTTACATTACAGGTAGTTATGGGCTAAATAGAGTAACAGCGGATGTAAATACCCCGTTGAGCGACAAAGCCAGTATGAGAATCAATGGAGCTTACCATTATGAAAATACATTTCAAGATAATGGTTATTCAAAATCATTTTTTATAGCTCCTAGCTTTAAGTTTAAGGCTTCAGATCGCTTAACTTTCTTTATTAATACGGAATATAAATCGTTGGAGAGAACAACTGCTCCTATGATTTTCTTATACCGCTCTGCTCCCGTTACCTTCTCAAATATTGATTTGTTTGAAAAGAACTATAAAAAGTCATATACAAGTAATCGCCTTGCTGTCAATAATCCGACCTACGGTATGCAAGCTCAGGCTTTGTATAAAATCAATGAGAACTGGAACTCGCAGACTATTGTGGCCGCCAGCAATACAAAATCTGACGGATATTATCAATATTTATGGGACAATGTAAATGGTAGCGATTTTACACGCTACATCTCCAGATTAAATTCTTCTACCGATGCTATAAATGTTCAGCAAAACTTTACAGGAGATCATAAATTTGGTAACATGCGTAACAGAGTTGTTTTCGGTGTAGATTATTTACAGAAAGAATATCAGGATAATGGTTATGCTTGGGTTGCAAACGGAGTTGTGTCGCTTGCCAATCAGACAGATACAGGCGTGCTTACCGCTACAGGAGTGGATGCTCTCTTATCTGCTGATCCGGGAAGTGTATCCAATTCTACCGTTAAGATTTGGAGTACCTATTTGTCTGATGTTGTCAACTTTATTCCTCAACTGTCTGCATTAGTAGGACTTCGCTTGGATAACTATTCAGCATCAACTTCGTGGAATGCTAAAGAGGTGAAAAATCAGGTGACTTTCTCTCAAAAATTAGGTCTTGTTTACCAGCCAATTTTGCAACATCTTTCTTTGTTTGCTAATTATATGAATGGCTTTCAAAATCTTGAACCTGTAACGCAGCACGATGGTTCGGGTAATACTTCTATGAAGATCTTGAAACCTGAGAAAGCGAATCAGTGGGAAGTGGGTGTGAAAAGCAACTTGTATGGCGATAGAGTTTCGTTGACTGTGAGCTACTATGATATCAAAGTTTCTAACAAGACGATGGCTGATCCGGCGAATGTGTTGAATGTAATTCAAGGCGGAGTGGTAAAGAGCAGAGGGGTAGAGGTTAGCCTTATTGCCAATCCTGTTGTAGGATTGAATATGATTGCGGGTTATAGCCACAATTACAATAAGATAACAAAGGATGCTGCCGATGGTGATTATATCGGTTTAAGATCGGAAGAGTCAGGTCCGGCAAACTTGTTTAATGCATGGGTAAGCTACAAATTGACTACAGGTTCATTGAAAGGGTGGGGAGTAGGCGCAGGTGCTAACTACGCATCAGAATATAAAACACTCAACAGACACTCAACCGGTAGTTTCACTTTGCCAAGTTATACTATTTTCAATGCATTGATCTCTTATAATGGAGATAACTATACCATCAGTTTGAAAGGGGATAACCTCGCCAATAAAAAATATTACGGAGGATGGAGTACAGTTACACCGCAGAAATTGCGTACCATATCTCTTGCATTGAATTATAGATTCTAA